From the Candoia aspera isolate rCanAsp1 chromosome 3, rCanAsp1.hap2, whole genome shotgun sequence genome, the window TTCCATAGTGAAGCATGGGACCTAGGAAAGTCATTTAACAAACTATTATTACAAAGTATACAATAGCTCTATTCACACACACCAGGAACGCATTATAATGTAGTTTATTGTTGGCTTaatatgatatgtgaacccatCATCAATAGCTGGTGAATAATGGTCTGACTATAGTCTGGTCATATAAAATTATGAGTAGTGAGTCAGTATAGTGGAAAGGGATTCTTCACTCACATTATCAAACCCTTTCCTTTGCAACCAGTGTTATAAACTAAGGGTAGGTTTTAACTGTCCATCTAATGACAGATGTTCTGTTTCCCTGTGACTGAGCTCCATCGAAAAGCGATTGTACTGACTGAACTGTGGGAGAATCCTTTTTTCCCTCAAAGAAAGACACTGGAGTTGTTTTCAAATTTGCTTTGAGAATAAATTGCATATATTGAGCATTGTCAAGCAttcttctttaaatatctttCCATTTCCCTCACTTTACAATCCCACCTACATCTCCAAGACTCTTTGCCTCTTTCTTCCCTATCAGCCTGGCTTGAAGAGAGTTTGGAAAAGATGAGGACTTCCAGCATGCTAAATGATTTGTTGCTGCCTGCCCCAACTTCCTAGGAGGAAAGGAGGATAGGACATAGTAACAATGTCAAGTCCTCCTTTCACCCTCCTAGATATTCCAGCTGCTGTTGCTGATCTGTGACTTGTCATCTGCTATGCAATTTtggaaaattaaatgaattgGGACATGGCTTTCCAAGGGTAACATAGTTTTAAACCCACCACCATCCCCCCATTTTGTAAAGGATGTCTAAGTAAAGATTATATGCCAGTGCCTTGCTGTGGTCTGTGCTCCAAAATTGATCCTATGCATTTATGCCTCGGCTTTTAGCCAGCCTTTGCTTTTTATTATAACATCTTCCAGAGTAATTGTATTAAGGAAGGGGTTGCTATATTGATTTTCACATCCTTTGTGATGGACCTTCAATTTTCTTTCCCACTCTGGatgaagtttttttcccctgctataAATCTATCAGGATACtgcaaaacaatatattttcctctttcaaaggataaacataaataaaaagatttcttcatttttttgagGCAGAAAAGTGATCCAGGACAGATTAAATCACAACAAAAATTACTGTTTTTACTGAaataatttcagttaattggtCTGAATACTTTTTTACATAGTATACTAGATATCAAAAAGGACTTTTACACAGACTTTTCCATGATGCTTTGGATTTCTATATGTAGGGGTCTTTTTAATATATGTGTTTGTTTGTAAGAGAAGCATACTTTGGTTGATGATgattattatgtgccatctagttggtgttaactcttagtgactgcatatattttctccaagatgatctgtcctcaacctggtccttcagaccttccaacagtacactcatcactgctgtaattgagtccatccacttgctgctagtcatcctctttttctcctttctttcacctttccagcattatagacttctccagagagctaggtctttgcataatgtgtcaaaATATGATAGTTTGAGCATGTGCATTgctttgttctgtgatccatttgtttgtttttatgtttatccatggtattctcaagagttttctccaacaccaaagttcaaaagcagcaATATCCTGCTTCTTTGAAAACCAAtgtttgcttccatagaatgtcacagggaaaatcattacctgcacaattctgatctttgtaggtatgcaCACATCACAGTATCTGAATACCTGAGTAGCTTctttgctactctaccaagtgctagtctgtggtgtatttcttgactgatggttcctttactgttgatagtggatcctaaaaggcagaagctatccaccacttcaatatcttcattgtcaattctaaggctggttgctgtacctgttgtcagaTACTTTTGAACCTCTTGCTATTTAATTGAagcccattttttcactatgttccttgactttcattactggagcttgcagatcatttgcattttcagctgtcataATAGTACAGGTTTTCAATGTTTCTTCCTCaaattttaaaaccatactcaTCTTTTCCAATCCACCTTCTCTCAATGTATATTTACTGTAGAGGttgaaaaaataaaaggggggCCTCatgcagccttgtctcactcctttgccaacctgaagccagtctATTTTGACATGTCCATCCAGACTGTGACTTCATCTGTGTATAAGTTTTCATAAGGACAATGAgaaattctgggattcccattttttaaaccacattccacagcttaacatggtcaacacaatcaaaggcctttctttaATCAAGAAAGCATGTATTGACTTAttttgggtattctttggctttgcaTCAGCgataatgtctcttgttcttaagtcttttctaaagccagattGAACATTTGGTGCCTCTCTTTCCATGTAGGGGTCTAATCTTTGTTGGATGATCTTAAgtgttattttgctagcatgtgaaattaaggatattgtacaatagtttgcacactctgtcaAGTCTGCTTTCATTGGTGTtgatatgtagactgacctcttccaatctttggccactgtgtcattctccagtttTGCTAGCATAGTTTGGGTAGAACTTTTAGTTCTTCTTCATCTGTTGCTTGCTGTTTTTCTAAAGATATTCCTTCAATTCCTTTCTTGGCTTccttggctttggcttttcttctcttgGCAATTTCCCCCATTTGTTCTGACACccagtttgcttttttctgtttctagatCTCAAGCAGacatttttcacattcatccttaccaacttctttgatttcattccactcTTCTTCTGGTTCTCTATctatgaagttcaggacttcaaagcaattcctgatgttctccttgaaaattgtgGGTATATAATCAAGATCATACCATGGAAACTAGTTGgctttcttcctctccttttggTTGACTTGGAACTTACACataagcagtttgtgatctgttccacttGGATAATTATCATATTAAAGGGTGGTCCATGAAATCTAATTGCTATTATTTGATCATAATTGCACTGTCTCCAAGTAgtgtctttgctatatcctttcTAATTATGAAAGCAGcactgttttttctttgtttactgAGTAATGAATAGTataatcttctgactgaaagtgttcaGTTCCAGGCATTTCAAtctgctgatgcctaagatatcAATGTGTGGCTGATTCTTTTCatctttcattgtgttgagctttcctattGTTCATACTTCTTAAGTACCCTGATCCCACTATAATTCtaactttgcagctttggattttcttttcctcatggcaacatcagcaactagacaatctagttctttgctcatccctcccaggaacactctACCACAGTCCTTTTGGGGGCTGGGCAGGTTTAACAAAAACATTTTGCTGATTGGAGCAAAAGACAAGTTAGTGCTTCTACAACCTCCATTTCTGTATACAGAACCAACTAAGGTTTCACTACTCAGGACACAAAAGCTTCCTCCTCTACTTCTGAGGATTCTAAACTAGATTAACAGACATGGTAGGCCACTTTCAGCACTGTCTTCAGGCAGTAGAAAAGTAGAAATGACTGGGTGAGGGGACTGCTATTTTTCACTTTCATTCGCACTCAACATCTACATCTGATGCAGCTACTGCAGCCTGAGTAATGGCAGGGCTGACCCTGTGGCCCATCTGTCAGCTGCATCTCCTCCTGTTGCCTGTCAATATCCTACCTAATTGTTGCTAGGTTGGTTTCTCTGCTTCAAACACGTTGCCAGTAGGTAAAGGTATTAAAAAGTAATGGACAGTAGAGATCCCTGCATGAGTCTTAGAGCTTATTCACAAGTGAAACTAAAAACACCTTGGAGCCTGGAATGTGTCTCTTGTGAAGACTACTAATGTCAGTTAGCAAACAGGAAGAAAGTAATTTTGCAACcatctcctcttccctcccttctcAGAAACTGTATCTGCAAAAGATCCAAAGTAATTACAAGAGTACCATGAAGATGACTGTGGAATTTCAATtagcaatttcatgatttttcAGTACAGGACATACTTGTTGAAGCAGGAgagccttcctcccctcccttcctccttgccTCTCCTTAAGCTGCTGGTGAAATACAATACTTTACCTATCTCAGAGACTTATGATAGAGCCCTTATTAGCAAACAATACTTGgaaaaagatgtgtgtgtgtgtgtgtgtttcagggAGAGAAGGGGTATGTGTACTGTTCAACAAGAGTGGCATACATGGCTCTCTTTTCTGTGAGAGTATTCTTGTTAGCCAAGCAGATAAACTCCTGTAAGAAGATGACCAAGAATGGCCTCTCCTTCTTATTTGTGTTATCACCATTTTACCCTCCTAATGGGGTCACACCAATTTAATCAGGTTTCACAAAAATGTGTACGAGAAATCTCCATGTGAGTCCTGAGTTTGGATCCAACTAACTCTACCCTATGTACACTAACTCCAAATGTACTCTATAACTTCATGCTACTTCCAGAATGTGGTGCTAAGCTTTGATTTTCATGTGTCGTTACATgcatatttccatttttcttacaaagttctttttttcccaatctcTTTCAGTTAcagctgtaagaaaaaaaatcaacattacaagcaaaagaaaaaaatgaatcatTTATGGAAGAGAAAAAACCAAACCTCTGATTAGAGAGGGGACTACCACTCTTTCCATTATGACCTCTTCAGCTGAGGAAGCTTCTTACCCCTAGTGTAGAACCTACCTGCAGTAACAGCAGAGATTCTTGAAGTATTCAGTGTGGCAAGGCAGTGGCTATTTCCTCTTGCCTTCATGTTGAATTCCAGATGTGTCCTGTGAAAGCTTTTACCTTGAATGGAAGTTGGACTTGCCCATTGAAAATGAGACACTTCCAATTGAATTTGCTTCTCATCTGTATGACAACCACCACTGCAATTCCTGTTGTGCCATGGAAGGTCAAATGTCCATTGCAGTGTGTTTGCCAAATCAGACCATGGTATACCCCTAGGTCTGTGTACAGGGAGGCAGCCACAGTTGACTGCAATGATTTGTTTATCTCCACAGTGCCTGAAAGATTGCCAGAGGGGACACAGATCCTTCTCTTGCAAAGCAACAATATTGTCAAGGTCGAGCAGAATGAACTGGACTATCTGAAAAACCTGACAGAGTTAGATTTATCACAGAACAGTTTCTCAGACATTTGGGACTTTGGCTTGAAGAATATGCCTCAATTGCTGAGTCTTCACTTGGAAGAAAATCAGCTGGCTGAACTTCCCGATAACAGCTTCTCAAGCCTGGCTAATCTTCAGGAACTTTATCTTAATCACAATCAAATACGGAGGATCTCTCCCCAAGCCTTCTTAGGTCTTGGAAATCTCCTTCGACTCCATCTCAACTCCAACTTCTTGAGGACAATTGACAGCCGCTGGTTCCACGTACTACCCAGTCTGGAGATCCTCATGATTGGTGGCAACAAAGTAGATGCCATTCTGGACATGAACTTCAGGGCTTTATCAAACTTGAGAAGTTTGGTTCTGGCTGGAATGAGCCTGAGGGAGATTTCAGATTATGCTCTAGTAGGCTTGAAAAGTCTGGAGAGTCTGTCTTTCTATGATAACAAGCTGGTCAGTGTCCCCAAGCGAGCATTGCAGCAAGTTCCTGGACTTAAATTCTTGGATCTGAATAAAAATCCACTTCAGAGGATTAAGCATAGTGACTTCACAAACATGCTACACCTCAAGGAATTGGGACTCAACAATATGGAAGAGCTGGTTTCTATTGACAAGTTTGCCTTGATCAACTTGCCTGAACTAACAAAACTAGATGTAACCAACAATCCTAAACTATCCTATATCCATCCCAGTGCTTTCCACCACCTCCCCCAGATGGAGACTCTCATGCTCAACAACAATGCTCTAAGTGCTTTGCATAAGCAAACACTAGAGTCCCTCCCCAATCTGCAGGAGATAAGTATCCACAGCAATCCCATCCACTGTGACTGTGTCATCCGCTGGGTCAATAGTACTGAGAACCATATACGCTTCATTGAGCCTCAATCCACATTATGTGCTGAGCCTCCAGATCTAAAGAGAAAGCACATCCGTGATGTCCCCTTCAGAGAAATGACTGATAGATGCCTACCCCTCATCTCTGACAAAAGCTTCCCTTCTCATTTAGAGGTGGTAGATGGTGAAGACATCTCTCTTCACTGCAGGGCTTTAGCAGAACCGGAACCAGAGATCTACTGGGTCACACCATCAGGCCTTAAGCTATTGCCATACTCAGAAGATGGAAAGTATAAAGTGGACTCAGAAGGGACAATGGAGATCCGCAAGGTCACAGTACAAGAAGCAGGCCTCTATACATGCATGGCTCAAAATCTCATAGGTGCTGACACTAGAAGTATCAGTCTGATAGTCAACAGTTCTTTTCCCTTTAGTGAAGACATGCTAGAGCTGATAATTGAGGAAGTCCAGACCTATAATATCCTGGTTGCCTGGAAACCTCATCTCAATACAATTTCATCTAATATCACTTGGTCCAGTTTCAACCCCAGCTTGGATTTAACAAATGTAGCCCGTATTCCAACAGGTACCCACATGTATAACATCACAAGACTGCACCACAATACAGAATACTGGGCCTGTCTTCATGTAGCATTTGCAAATTTGCAGACCAAGGTTGCCTGTGTCAATGCCAGGACTAAAGAGGCTCAATACCAATACTTGGAAAGCAGGCAGGGTGTCCTGATGGTGTTGTTCCTCTGCATACTGGTGCTGTCTATAAGTCTCATAGGCAACTATGGTTTAAATTCTTTCAAATTTCAAGCTAGGAACCAGGGAGTCTGCATGCCATGGAAAACAGTCTCATCTTCAGTTCGTGTAGTATATCCAACTTTCATAAAACAGTGGGATCAAGGGAGAAAGGGTGAGATACTCCTAGCCATGGAGGTACAAGCAACATCACTGAACTCCTGAAGATTGTGAGGCTTTTTCTCTGCAAGAAGGGTGGATGAATACATCTggtgaatttctttaaaaattaccaaatacagatgaaagggggaaaatactGAAGTATGAAAACCATACTGTAAATGTGGAGGATAGATAGGAAAAGTATGTCCCTTTTCCACCCAAATCATGAGTTTGCTATTATCTTTTAACCCAAGACAGACAATCCATTTTTATAGAAAGAGAAGTTGCTGAAAGACTGGCAATATCTAGAGCAGGCATCCTGAGCTGGAAAGCATCAAGCTcaaaatcccaaaacatctgtgCCTCTTCCAGGCAACTATGAATCCTCTGGCAGCCTGTTACCTGTATACTTTATACGTATATACGTATATACATGTTTCTGCTCCCTTGGAAGTACAAAAAGGCCTTTTCCTTTGGGGATACCTTtctgtgtgtgtggatgtgtatCACCATGGAGAATCTTGACCAAATCCAACAAGTCTCTTGTGACCTGAAGAGTTTGCTTCCTGCCGTACTTTCCCAAGGAAGTAAATTGGAAAAGAGGCAACCTTCTCAGGCTAGAGAATCAGGAAAAACTATTGCaattctgggggagggggggagtgaaTCTTTGAATCACTTAACAATGTCAGTTAGCCAATATGGACTGGATTTCAATTCAAGAACTTAATTCTAAGGCTATTTTGTAAACTTTTGTGAATAACATTGAAAACAAGAGGAAGAGGGgggtgaagaattttttttgtttgtttttttgtaaaaaacATATATATGGGGAGGGAGGGGACCCTTTATATACCAATCTACCATACTGAAAAGGCTTTATGCTAGGTCAGCATTGCTTCAGCTACAGGTTGGGAGGTGGGAGGAATGATGTGGAGGGGAGGGAATAATAGTTGATATAAGAGTGATTTCAAAGAATGAGAATCTCTTTGTTGTAAAGTGGCTGAGTTCCATGCGGCATAGCTgaaaacatcccaggagacaacACAGGCTGAGTGGttgagaaaaagagggaggatgAATATTCCATTTTCTAACTCTGTCATCACTTCTTTGTCTCTGATAAGCCAATTAAAATTGCAAATGAAATATTTCAGTAGTTGTGTGCTTTCCCCAAAGCCCAGCAGTGATTCATGGCAGCAGAGGAGGAGGGCTGTAGGATGCTGGAAAGAGACTGCTGCTGATTGGTGATCTGGGACAGGGTTGCATAACCTGAGTTCCCAAGAAATCTCTTGTGTGCCTCCACCCTGCAAAGTATGGTATGAAATTCCTATTGTACTTCAGAACATTATTTCTAAATTGGAACTTTTGATCTGACAGATGGAGGCCTTCTTAAAtggaataatcatattaattacATTGAAGTGATTTgatttcaattatattttaatcaaatttagtttttgttctggtTCTACTTGCTTTTTGGAGAATGGGTCCCAGTACGCCATTCAAGAGTCAAATAGAGTCCCATTCTGAAAAGTTGTACACTCCTAACTTAGACAGAAGGGAGCTCCACATCTGTTCCAGTAAGAGGAGCAGAGGGCATCAGCAGGAGGAGCAGAgggattattgttattattattagcccaactcccaatgacagTAGGGTAgttttaaaattgttaaaaacatttaacacaacaaaaaacaaaagaaaaagaaacaacaatggaagaatggcagagacaaaaaaaacccagatgggaacaaagaagaaaaatgggttTCAGTCATACTTGCccaaggcctgggcaaagagccaggtcttcaggactCTTTGAAACACCAGTAAGGGTGTATTTTGATCAGACAGTCTCAAACAAGTTGCATAGCTTCTA encodes:
- the LRRN2 gene encoding leucine-rich repeat neuronal protein 2: MCPVKAFTLNGSWTCPLKMRHFQLNLLLICMTTTTAIPVVPWKVKCPLQCVCQIRPWYTPRSVYREAATVDCNDLFISTVPERLPEGTQILLLQSNNIVKVEQNELDYLKNLTELDLSQNSFSDIWDFGLKNMPQLLSLHLEENQLAELPDNSFSSLANLQELYLNHNQIRRISPQAFLGLGNLLRLHLNSNFLRTIDSRWFHVLPSLEILMIGGNKVDAILDMNFRALSNLRSLVLAGMSLREISDYALVGLKSLESLSFYDNKLVSVPKRALQQVPGLKFLDLNKNPLQRIKHSDFTNMLHLKELGLNNMEELVSIDKFALINLPELTKLDVTNNPKLSYIHPSAFHHLPQMETLMLNNNALSALHKQTLESLPNLQEISIHSNPIHCDCVIRWVNSTENHIRFIEPQSTLCAEPPDLKRKHIRDVPFREMTDRCLPLISDKSFPSHLEVVDGEDISLHCRALAEPEPEIYWVTPSGLKLLPYSEDGKYKVDSEGTMEIRKVTVQEAGLYTCMAQNLIGADTRSISLIVNSSFPFSEDMLELIIEEVQTYNILVAWKPHLNTISSNITWSSFNPSLDLTNVARIPTGTHMYNITRLHHNTEYWACLHVAFANLQTKVACVNARTKEAQYQYLESRQGVLMVLFLCILVLSISLIGNYGLNSFKFQARNQGVCMPWKTVSSSVRVVYPTFIKQWDQGRKGEILLAMEVQATSLNS